TGGGGTGCCGCACATCGTGGCCAAGGATGAGCGCGGCCTGGGGTACGGCATCGGTTATGCCTACGCACAGGACAACGTGTGCCTGTTGGCCAACGAAGTGCTGACGGTGAACGGCGAGCGGTCGCGCTACTTCGGTGCCAAGGGTAAAACCATCGAGCAACGGGACAACCTTGCCAGCGACCTGTTTTTCACCTGGCTCAACACACCGGCTGCCGTGGGTGCGTTTCTCCAGGCTCAACCGGCGCCAGTGCGTGATCTGCTGGAGGGCTATGCGGGTGGTTTCAACCGTGCCCTGGCCGAGCGCCGTAGCCAAGGTTTGCCTGCAGAGTGCGCAAAGGGGGACTGGGTGCGGCCGATCACTAGCCAGGACCTGGTCAAGCTGACCCGTCGTCTGCTGGCTGAAGGGGGTGTCGGTCAGTTCGTCGAGGCGCTGGCAGGGGCGCAGCCGCCCGCGCTGTCCAGTCAGCACGGGGCACCGGATTTTGCCTCGGCACTGGCCCGCCAGGCGCGCTTTGCATCGGAGCGAGGCAGCAACGCGGTGGCAGTCGGGTCGCAGCGCTCGGCCAACGGCCGTGGCCTGTTGCTGGCCAACCCGCACTTCCCCTGGATGGGCGGCATGCGCTTTTATCAAATGCAGCTGACCATACCGGGCCAATTGGATGTGATGGGGGCTGCATTACCGGGCCTGCCCGTGGTGAACATCGGCTTCAACCGGCATCTGGCCTGGACGCACACGGTTGATACGTCAAACCATTTCACGCTCTATCGCCTTGAGCTTGATCCAAAAGACCCGACCCGCTACTTGCTCGACGGCAAGTCGCTGCCGTTGTCGCGGCAGACTGTCAGCGTCACGGTCAAGGCAGAAGATGGCTCCTTGAGCCAGGTTGAACGCCAGGTCTACAGCTCGAAGTTCGGGCCAGTGGTGCAGTGGCCAGGGCGCCTGGACTGGGACGCACGGGCAGCTTACAGCTTGCGCGACGCCAACCTGGAGAACACGCGGGTGCTGCAGCAGTGGTATCGCATCAACCATGCCGACAGCCTGGACGCGCTGAAGGGCTCGGTGGAGCAGTTGCAAGGCATTCCCTGGGTCAACACGCTTGCTGTGGATGAAGGCGGCCGAGCGCTGTACCTCAATCAGTCGGTGGTCCCGTACGTCGATCAGCAACTGCTCAGTGCATGCGGCAACCCCAAGGCATCGGGGCGCCTGGTGGTATTGGATGGCTCGCGCAGCGCCTGCCAGTGGAAGGTCGATGCGCAAGCTGCGCAGCCCGGCATCTTCCCGGCGCGATTACTGCCGAGCCTGGAACGCAAGGACTTTGTACAGAATTCCAACGACCCCGCCTGGATGGCCAACCCCGCGCAGCCTTTGACCGGCTATTCGCCGCTGGTCAGCCGCAATGACCAGCCGCTGGGCATGCGTGGTCGTTTTGCCCTGCACCGCCTGCAAGGCACAGCCAAGCTGGGTATCGACGATCTGCAGCACATGGTCACGGATGATGAAGTCTACCTCGCCAGCCTGCTGTTGCCGGACCTGTTAGCGTGGTGCAAGGGGGCCGCAGCAGACCTGCAGCCCGTGTGTGCCAGCCTGGTCGCCTGGAACGGCAAAGCTGACCTAGACAGCGGCATCGGCCTGGTGCATTTCCAGAACATGTTCGAGGCCCTGGCGGCTCATCCTGAGAGCTGGCGGGTGGCATTCGACCCGGCTGACCCGCAGCATACGCCGCGCGGCCTGGCAGTTGAGCAGGCTGCGGTGCGCAAGCTGCTGCGCGAGGCGGCCTTGGCGTCGTTGCAGCAGGTGAGTGAAAGCGGGGTAGGGCGCGACAGCCAATGGGGGCAGGTGCAGCAAGCTATCGATGGCACGCCGGTGCCGGGTGGCCCGCAGGGGCTTGGGGTCTACAACGCGATTCACAGCGTGCCGCATGGGCCGGGCAAGCGCCTGGTGCTCAGTGGCACCAGCTACCTGCAACTGGTCAGCTTCACCGATCAGGGGCCTCAGGCCCGGGGGCTGCTGGCGTTTTCCCAGTCGAGCGAGGCGGGTTCGGCCCATGCCCATGACCAGACCAAGGCATTCTCGGCCAAGCAACTGGCAGTGATTCCGTTTACCGAGGCGCAGATAAAGGCGGACCCCGAGTATCGGGAGTATGTGATCAGTGAGCGGGACAAAGGGGCAGTGGCTCAGCATTAAAGGAATCTGGGGCTGCGAAGCGGCCCCAAATTTTCGGCTGTTCAGGAAAACTCGAACGGCGCCAGCTGAAAGCCCTGTTCGTCAACCTGCAAGGTCCAGCCCCGACGGTCCCAGTCCCCCAGCACGATGCGTCGTGCCGGTTGGCCGTCTACCACCAGCTTGTGAATCGCCGGCCGGTGGGTGTGGCCATGGACCAACGTCCTGACCCCGTGCGCCGCCATCACCTTTGGCACTTCTTCCGGTGTGACGTCGACGATCTCCGTGGCCTTCATGCGCGTTTGCGTGCGGCTTTCGCTGCGCAGCTTGCGCGCCAGTTTGTGCCTGGAGGACAGCGGCAGGTGCCGCAAAATCCACAGGCTCAATGGGTTGCGCAGGTAACGACGCAGCTTCATGTAGGCCAGGTCCCGCGTGCACAGTGTGTCACCGTGCATCAGCAGTACCTGCTCACCGCCCAGTTCGATCACGCTCGGGTCGGCCAGCAAGGTACAGCCGGCGGCCTCGCAGAAGTCCTGACCGATCAGGAAATCACGGTTGCCGTGCATCAGGTAGATCGCCGTACCGCTGTCGCTCAACTGGCGCATGGCCTGGCAAATCGATTGCTGGAACGGCGTCATGGCATCGTCGCCGATCCACGCCTCGAAGAAATCGCCAAGGATGTACAGCGCCTTGGCATGCCGCGCACGGCCATCGAGCAGATCAAGAAACGCCCGGGTGATATCCGGGCGTTCTTCTTGCAGGTGCAGATCAGAGATCAGCAATATCACCCAACGATCTCGGCTTTCTCGATGATCACGTCATCTTTCGGCACGTCCTGGTGGCCGGATTTGGAGCCGGTGGCAACGGCTTCGATCTTGTCGACGACGTCCTGGCCTTCGGTCACTTTACCGAATACGGCATAGCCCCAGCCCTGCACGTTCTTGCCGCTGTGGTTGAGGAAGTCGTTGTCGGAGGCGTTGATGAAGAACTGCGCCGAGGCGGAGTGCGGCTCCATGGTGCGGGCCATGGCGATGGTGTACTTGTCGTTTTTCAGGCCGTTGTCGGCTTCGTTCTGGATGCTGGCACGCTTGTCACGCTTTTCGTTCATGCCTGGCTCGAAACCGCCGCCCTGGATCATGAAGCCTTTGATCACACGGTGGAACACGGTGTTCGAGTAGTGGCCGGCTTCAACGTAGGCCAGGAAGTTGGCAACGGTCAGAGGGGCTTTTTCGGCGTCCAGTTGCAGGACGATGTCGCCGTGGTTGGTGCTCAGTTTGACTTTGGACATGCTGAAATTCGCTCTTTCAAGGCAATCAAAAATTAGGGTGCGCAGTGCGCGGGTTATCACCTGACGCAGGATCAGGCGATCGCGACACAATGGCGCGCACGGGCCATTTTGCCAGGCTGCGGCAAAAAAGCCGTGATAAATCGCGCCAGTTTGTCCGAGCCCGGCTGTCAGCAGCTTGACTGCTTCGGCTATGATAGGCCCTTTGATTCAATCGGCCTACCCAGGCCGGACACGTGCATTCAAGGATCCTATGAGCAAGCCCACTGCCGACAACGCGCCCAACGCCGCTGCCAAAGGCGCCCCCGCTGTCCCTGCGAACTTCCTGCGGCCGATCATCCAGGCCGACCTGGACTCGGGCAAGCACAGCAGCATCGTCACCCGTTTCCCGCCGGAGCCCAACGGTTACCTGCACATTGGTCACGCCAAGTCGATCTGCGTGAACTTTGGCCTGGCCAAGGAATTCGGTGGCGTCTGCCACCTGCGTTTCGACGATACCAACCCGGCCAAGGAAGACCAGGAGTACATCGACGCCATCCAGAGCGACGTCAAGTGGCTGGGCTTCGACTGGGCCGGCGACGTGCGCTACGCCTCCAATTACTTCGACCAGTTGCACGACTGGGCCGTCGAGCTGATCAAGCGTGGCAAGGCCTATGTCTGCGACCTGACCCCTGATCAAGCCAAGGAATACCGCGGCAACCTCAAGGAGCCGGGCAAGAACAGCCCGTTCCGCGAGCGCAGCGTCGAAGAAAACCTCGACCTGTTCGCCCGCATGAAGGCCGGCGAGTTCAAGGACGGTGAACGCGTACTGCGAGCCAAGATCGACATGGCGTCGCCGAACATGAACCTGCGCGACCCTATTCTTTACCGCATCCGCCATGCCCACCACCACCAGACCGGTGATAAGTGGTGCATCTACCCCAACTACGACTTTACCCACGGCCAGTCGGACGCCATCGAGGGCATCACCCACTCGATCTGCACCCTGGAGTTCGAAGGGCACCGTCCGCTGTACGACTGGTTCCTCGACAACCTGCCGGTACCGGCGCACCCGCGTCAGTACGAGTTCAGCCGCCTGAACCTGAACTACACCATCACCTCCAAGCGCAAGCTCAAGCAATTGGTCGACGAAAAGCACGTCGATGCCTGGGACGACCCGCGCATGTCGACCCTGTCGGGCTTCCGCCGTCGCGGTTATACGCCAGCGTCGATTCGCAACTTCTGCGAAATGATCGGCACCAACCGTTCTGACGGCGTGGTCGATATGTCGATGCTTGAATTCAGCATCCGTGACGACCTCGACCGCACTGCACCACGCGCCATGTGCGTGCTGCGCCCACTGAAAGTGGTCATCACCAACTACCCGGAAGGCCAGGTCGAGCAGCTCGAGCTGCCGCGTCACCCTAAAGAAGACATGGGTGTGCGTGTGCTGCCGTTCGCGCGTGAACTGTACATCGACCGCGACGACTTCATGGAAGAGCCGCCAAAGGGCTACAAGCGCCTGGAGCCGGCCGGTGAAGTGCGCCTGCGTGGCAGCTATGTCATCCGCGCTGATGAAGCCATCAAGGATGCCGACGGCAACATCGTCGAGCTGCGTTGCTCGTACGACCCGGACACCCTGGGCAAGAACCCGGAAGGCCGCAAGGTCAAGGGTGTGATCCACTGGGTGCCGGCCGCAGGCAGCGTCGAGTGCGAAGTGCGCCTGTACGACCGCCTGTTCCGATCGGCGAACCCGGAAAAGACCGAAGACGGCGGCACCTTCCTGGACAACATCAACCCGGATTCGCTGCAAGTGCTGACCGGCTGCCGTGCCGAGCCGTCGCTGGGTCAGGCCCAGCCTGAAGACCGCTTCCAGTTCGAGCGCGAAGGTTACTTCTGCGCCGACCTCAAGGACAGCCAGCCGGGTCGCCCGGTGTTCAACCGCACCGTCACCCTGCGTGACTCCTGGGGCAGTTAAGGAACCGTCGTGCTTAACATCTACAACACCCTGAGCAAAACCAAGGAAGCCTTCAAGCCGCTCGATGGCAACAAGGTGCGCATGTACGTCTGCGGCATGACCGTGTACGACTACTGCCACCTTGGCCATGGTCGCAGCATGGTGGCCTTCGACCTGGTCACCCGTTGGCTGCGCAAGAGCGGCTATGAGCTGACCTACGTGCGCAACATCACCGACATCGACGACAAGATCATCAACCGGGCCAACGAGAACGGCGAGACCTTCGACGCGCTGACCGCCCGCATGATCGACGCGATGCACGAGGATGAGCGCCGCCTCAACATCCTGCCGCCGGACCAGGAGCCGCGTGCCACCGACCACATCGCCGGCATGCACGCGATGATCCAGACGCTGATCGACAAGGGCTACGCCTACGCGCCAGGTAACGGCGACGTGTACTACCGGGTAGGCAAGTTCGTCGGTTACGGCAAGCTGTCGCGCAAGAAGATCGAAGACCTGCGCATCGGTGCCCGCATCGAGGTCGACGAGGCCAAACAGGACCCGCTGGACTTCGTGCTGTGGAAAGGCGTCAAGCCGGGCGAGCCGAGCTGGGAATCACCCTGGGGCCCCGGTCGTCCGGGCTGGCACATCGAGTGCTCGGTGATGTCCACCTGCTGCCTGGGTGAAAGCTTCGACATCCACGGTGGCGGTAGCGACCTGGAGTTCCCGCACCACGAGAACGAGATCGCCCAGAGCGAGGCCGCTACCGGCAAGCAGTACGCCAATGCCTGGATGCACTGCGGCATGATCCGTATCAACGGCGAGAAGATGTCCAAGTCGTTGAACAACTTCTTCACCATCCGCGATGTGCTGGAGAAGTACCACCCGGAGGTGGTGCGTTACCTGCTGGTGGCCAGCCACTACCGTAGCGCCATCAACTACTCCGAAGACAGCCTGCGCGATGCCAAGGGCGCTCTGGAGCGCTTCTACCACGCACTGCGCGGCCTGCCACGGGTGGCGGCCAAGGGTGGCGAAGCGTTTGTCGAGCGTTTCAGCGTGGCGATGAACGACGACTTCGGCACCCCGGAAGCCTGCGCCGTGCTGTTCGACCTGGTGCGCGAGATCAACCGCCTGCGCGACAGCGACCTGGAGGCTGCTGCTGGCCTGGCTGCGCGCCTGCGTGAGCTGGGGGATGTGCTGGGTGTGCTGCAACTGGAGGCCGATGACTTCCTGCGTGCGGGGGCGGAGGGCAAGGTCGATGCTGCTGAAGTCGAAGCCTTGAT
The sequence above is drawn from the Pseudomonas putida genome and encodes:
- a CDS encoding acylase, with the protein product MFSISRPMTRASLAAALVAFSIAAQAQPASADASAQIRRTSFGVPHIVAKDERGLGYGIGYAYAQDNVCLLANEVLTVNGERSRYFGAKGKTIEQRDNLASDLFFTWLNTPAAVGAFLQAQPAPVRDLLEGYAGGFNRALAERRSQGLPAECAKGDWVRPITSQDLVKLTRRLLAEGGVGQFVEALAGAQPPALSSQHGAPDFASALARQARFASERGSNAVAVGSQRSANGRGLLLANPHFPWMGGMRFYQMQLTIPGQLDVMGAALPGLPVVNIGFNRHLAWTHTVDTSNHFTLYRLELDPKDPTRYLLDGKSLPLSRQTVSVTVKAEDGSLSQVERQVYSSKFGPVVQWPGRLDWDARAAYSLRDANLENTRVLQQWYRINHADSLDALKGSVEQLQGIPWVNTLAVDEGGRALYLNQSVVPYVDQQLLSACGNPKASGRLVVLDGSRSACQWKVDAQAAQPGIFPARLLPSLERKDFVQNSNDPAWMANPAQPLTGYSPLVSRNDQPLGMRGRFALHRLQGTAKLGIDDLQHMVTDDEVYLASLLLPDLLAWCKGAAADLQPVCASLVAWNGKADLDSGIGLVHFQNMFEALAAHPESWRVAFDPADPQHTPRGLAVEQAAVRKLLREAALASLQQVSESGVGRDSQWGQVQQAIDGTPVPGGPQGLGVYNAIHSVPHGPGKRLVLSGTSYLQLVSFTDQGPQARGLLAFSQSSEAGSAHAHDQTKAFSAKQLAVIPFTEAQIKADPEYREYVISERDKGAVAQH
- the lpxH gene encoding UDP-2,3-diacylglucosamine diphosphatase, translating into MILLISDLHLQEERPDITRAFLDLLDGRARHAKALYILGDFFEAWIGDDAMTPFQQSICQAMRQLSDSGTAIYLMHGNRDFLIGQDFCEAAGCTLLADPSVIELGGEQVLLMHGDTLCTRDLAYMKLRRYLRNPLSLWILRHLPLSSRHKLARKLRSESRTQTRMKATEIVDVTPEEVPKVMAAHGVRTLVHGHTHRPAIHKLVVDGQPARRIVLGDWDRRGWTLQVDEQGFQLAPFEFS
- a CDS encoding peptidylprolyl isomerase, with product MSKVKLSTNHGDIVLQLDAEKAPLTVANFLAYVEAGHYSNTVFHRVIKGFMIQGGGFEPGMNEKRDKRASIQNEADNGLKNDKYTIAMARTMEPHSASAQFFINASDNDFLNHSGKNVQGWGYAVFGKVTEGQDVVDKIEAVATGSKSGHQDVPKDDVIIEKAEIVG
- a CDS encoding glutamine--tRNA ligase/YqeY domain fusion protein, with protein sequence MSKPTADNAPNAAAKGAPAVPANFLRPIIQADLDSGKHSSIVTRFPPEPNGYLHIGHAKSICVNFGLAKEFGGVCHLRFDDTNPAKEDQEYIDAIQSDVKWLGFDWAGDVRYASNYFDQLHDWAVELIKRGKAYVCDLTPDQAKEYRGNLKEPGKNSPFRERSVEENLDLFARMKAGEFKDGERVLRAKIDMASPNMNLRDPILYRIRHAHHHQTGDKWCIYPNYDFTHGQSDAIEGITHSICTLEFEGHRPLYDWFLDNLPVPAHPRQYEFSRLNLNYTITSKRKLKQLVDEKHVDAWDDPRMSTLSGFRRRGYTPASIRNFCEMIGTNRSDGVVDMSMLEFSIRDDLDRTAPRAMCVLRPLKVVITNYPEGQVEQLELPRHPKEDMGVRVLPFARELYIDRDDFMEEPPKGYKRLEPAGEVRLRGSYVIRADEAIKDADGNIVELRCSYDPDTLGKNPEGRKVKGVIHWVPAAGSVECEVRLYDRLFRSANPEKTEDGGTFLDNINPDSLQVLTGCRAEPSLGQAQPEDRFQFEREGYFCADLKDSQPGRPVFNRTVTLRDSWGS
- the cysS gene encoding cysteine--tRNA ligase; the protein is MLNIYNTLSKTKEAFKPLDGNKVRMYVCGMTVYDYCHLGHGRSMVAFDLVTRWLRKSGYELTYVRNITDIDDKIINRANENGETFDALTARMIDAMHEDERRLNILPPDQEPRATDHIAGMHAMIQTLIDKGYAYAPGNGDVYYRVGKFVGYGKLSRKKIEDLRIGARIEVDEAKQDPLDFVLWKGVKPGEPSWESPWGPGRPGWHIECSVMSTCCLGESFDIHGGGSDLEFPHHENEIAQSEAATGKQYANAWMHCGMIRINGEKMSKSLNNFFTIRDVLEKYHPEVVRYLLVASHYRSAINYSEDSLRDAKGALERFYHALRGLPRVAAKGGEAFVERFSVAMNDDFGTPEACAVLFDLVREINRLRDSDLEAAAGLAARLRELGDVLGVLQLEADDFLRAGAEGKVDAAEVEALIQARLQARADKNWAESDRIRDQLTALGVVLEDSKGATTWRLAD